One part of the Bdellovibrio sp. KM01 genome encodes these proteins:
- a CDS encoding phosphoenolpyruvate synthase translates to MLVTKKSTLLFAKNEAGGKGYNLYLMSQSGVPVPEWVVFGKKYFNEFLDSKNVRAAVSAKVDQVMAGTLSPAQAEKDILAIFESTAATEYLSQSVDQALTMLNQSTVFSVRSSAADEDSVSHSFAGQLSSFLYVSGKQDILDFIKRCWASAFSERALVYRQENGIDLKKISVSVVLQRMLDPDKSGVMFTCDPVAKNLTNFVISSVYGVGEGLVSGALDADSYWINSATGALDKKEIVEKSEQMKKSSSGHCQLLPVEESKKNASSLTDAELNDLYKWGVKIQNSYHRPQDIEWAIQDGKLYILQTRPVTNLESDLVGYPNLWDNSNIIESYGGLTSPLSFSFALRNYKAVYVQFCEVLGVPSEIIKDMDNYLSYMLGSINGRVYYNLFNWYKLVGVLPGFKQNREFMETMMGVSESLTDEIANRIKPHPSWDTPAGKLRQMVTGFNFIKYHFTIQTVVDDFLKTFHRDYDKYRAMPLKRMRGDQLIQIYAELERNMLGRWKAPIINDFLCMVHFGLLKKLTNKWLSGLDSTIQNDLLAGEGGLESAEPTKALLRLASIAAKNPGLKTLIETTDPKDGLEALNQSNYENFYHLVLDYLDKYGFRCMSEMKLEEIDLLTDPSYLFVCLKNYLKAGKVEIHDDAHEKSLRSQAEEKVAKHLSGFRKSMYFWVLKHARKAVKNRENTRFARTRIYGIARTIFQAIGEDLAGLNALENPRDIFWLTIEEVFGIYNGTLPAYNLNNFVQLRKKEYDGFSEDTDPRIMTRGAVYWNNTFVAPVEEAPIDPNATYDLKGLPCCPGILEGVVKVILNPGDNLDLNGEILVTARTDPGWVPLYPAISGLLVERGSLLSHSAIVAREMGIPAVVSIPGLTKTLKTGMRIRMDGKAGTVEILSE, encoded by the coding sequence ATGTTGGTCACAAAAAAATCCACATTGTTATTTGCAAAGAATGAAGCCGGCGGAAAAGGGTATAACCTTTATTTGATGTCTCAATCCGGGGTGCCAGTTCCTGAGTGGGTGGTCTTCGGTAAAAAGTATTTTAACGAATTCCTGGATTCAAAGAATGTCCGTGCGGCTGTTTCTGCGAAAGTGGATCAAGTGATGGCGGGTACTTTGTCTCCGGCTCAGGCCGAGAAAGACATCCTGGCAATCTTTGAATCCACGGCTGCGACTGAGTACCTAAGTCAATCTGTTGACCAAGCGCTAACAATGTTGAATCAAAGCACGGTCTTTTCTGTGCGTTCATCGGCGGCAGACGAAGACAGTGTGTCTCACTCTTTTGCGGGACAGTTAAGTAGCTTTCTTTATGTGAGTGGGAAACAGGATATCTTGGACTTTATTAAAAGGTGCTGGGCATCGGCTTTCAGCGAGCGTGCTTTGGTTTATCGTCAGGAAAACGGGATTGATCTTAAAAAGATCTCTGTATCCGTCGTCCTTCAGCGCATGCTTGATCCAGATAAATCAGGGGTGATGTTCACTTGTGACCCCGTTGCCAAGAATCTTACAAACTTTGTGATCTCCTCTGTATATGGTGTTGGTGAAGGCCTGGTGTCAGGTGCATTGGATGCGGATTCCTATTGGATAAATTCCGCGACGGGTGCTCTGGATAAAAAAGAGATCGTGGAAAAGTCAGAGCAGATGAAAAAGTCTTCCTCTGGCCACTGTCAGTTATTACCGGTTGAGGAATCCAAAAAAAATGCGTCGTCATTAACCGATGCTGAACTGAATGACCTTTATAAATGGGGCGTGAAGATTCAAAACAGTTATCACCGTCCTCAGGATATCGAGTGGGCTATCCAAGACGGGAAACTTTATATCTTGCAAACTCGTCCGGTGACGAATCTGGAGTCAGATTTAGTCGGTTATCCAAATCTGTGGGATAACTCCAATATCATTGAATCCTATGGTGGTTTGACGTCTCCATTGAGCTTTAGCTTTGCTTTGCGCAACTATAAAGCGGTGTATGTCCAGTTCTGTGAAGTTCTGGGTGTTCCTTCTGAGATCATCAAGGACATGGATAACTATTTGTCGTACATGCTGGGATCTATCAACGGGCGCGTGTATTACAACCTATTCAATTGGTACAAACTTGTCGGCGTCCTTCCTGGGTTTAAGCAAAACCGCGAATTCATGGAAACGATGATGGGTGTTTCGGAGTCTTTGACGGATGAAATCGCAAATCGTATCAAGCCTCACCCGTCTTGGGATACTCCAGCCGGAAAACTTCGTCAGATGGTGACGGGTTTTAATTTTATCAAGTATCACTTTACGATTCAGACTGTGGTGGACGATTTCCTTAAAACTTTCCACCGTGATTACGACAAGTACCGCGCTATGCCTCTTAAAAGAATGCGCGGAGATCAGTTGATTCAAATTTATGCTGAACTTGAAAGAAACATGTTGGGTCGCTGGAAAGCGCCGATCATCAATGACTTCTTGTGCATGGTGCATTTTGGTTTGCTTAAAAAGCTTACGAATAAATGGCTTTCTGGTTTGGATTCGACGATTCAAAATGACTTGCTTGCTGGTGAAGGCGGACTTGAGAGTGCGGAGCCGACGAAAGCGTTGCTCCGTTTGGCCAGCATTGCTGCTAAGAATCCGGGTTTGAAGACATTGATTGAAACTACAGATCCTAAAGATGGTCTGGAGGCTTTGAATCAATCGAACTATGAAAACTTCTATCACTTAGTATTGGATTATCTGGATAAATACGGTTTCCGTTGTATGAGCGAAATGAAGCTTGAGGAAATTGATCTTTTAACGGACCCAAGCTATTTGTTCGTATGTTTAAAGAACTATCTGAAGGCTGGAAAAGTAGAAATTCACGACGATGCTCACGAAAAATCTTTGCGCTCCCAAGCAGAAGAAAAAGTAGCGAAGCATTTATCAGGCTTCCGTAAAAGTATGTATTTCTGGGTGTTAAAGCACGCCCGTAAGGCAGTAAAAAACCGCGAGAACACGCGTTTTGCCAGAACTCGTATCTACGGTATTGCGCGTACGATCTTCCAAGCTATCGGCGAAGACCTTGCAGGTTTGAATGCCTTGGAAAATCCGCGTGATATTTTCTGGCTGACGATCGAGGAAGTCTTTGGGATCTACAATGGTACTTTGCCGGCCTACAACTTAAATAATTTCGTACAACTGCGTAAGAAAGAATACGATGGTTTTTCCGAAGACACAGATCCTCGCATCATGACTCGTGGTGCGGTTTATTGGAATAACACTTTCGTGGCTCCGGTTGAAGAAGCTCCGATTGATCCTAACGCAACTTATGATCTAAAAGGTCTTCCATGCTGCCCAGGAATCTTAGAGGGTGTGGTGAAGGTTATTCTTAATCCAGGTGACAACTTAGATTTGAATGGCGAGATTCTGGTGACAGCGCGAACAGATCCGGGATGGGTGCCATTGTATCCGGCAATTTCAGGTTTATTGGTTGAGCGCGGAAGTTTGCTGTCGCATTCGGCGATTGTTGCGCGCGAGATGGGTATTCCTGCAGTAGTCAGTATTCCGGGGCTGACGAAGACTTTGAAAACCGGCATGCGCATCCGTATGGATGGCAAAGCCGGTACGGTGGAAATCCTAAGCGAATAG
- a CDS encoding DUF3419 family protein has product MKLPEIYLFRNEDMMASEYFSDLNYTLSNEDTRIEFDLLPENTDRVFSIAGSGARCMPLIAKNPAVLDVIDMSVSQNYLCELRFQSMKALTYEEYLFFMGYRGALQSGNDTGDDRVTMFNKLKLSEAAKKYWEERKSGWAPHGFILLGRWESHFQKLGYLFREVLKCDFSKVFEAQSLTEQIDLYEKHWPKIRWNTFIKVAASEFVFNKYLYKGHFSGSDGHKTESRPPSQFIVEEFDRIFRTQLVRKNYFMQILFLGSIRHEEGLPLEAHHHIFEAVKKSNTKVNYLLGNLLEYLPKEKYSFISLSDTISYLSDQDANQVLQKLNKENSSGTCMVIRSFMRAAKEMDLTGWQELKDKNAWAAKTDGTGVYQFHIYKKS; this is encoded by the coding sequence TTGAAGTTACCGGAAATTTACCTTTTTAGAAACGAGGACATGATGGCGAGCGAATATTTTTCAGATTTAAACTACACTCTGTCCAACGAAGACACTCGGATCGAGTTTGATCTTCTTCCAGAAAACACGGACCGCGTATTTAGTATCGCGGGCTCCGGTGCACGCTGCATGCCTTTAATTGCGAAAAATCCGGCGGTTCTAGATGTGATCGACATGTCAGTCAGTCAAAACTATCTTTGCGAACTGCGCTTCCAAAGCATGAAGGCACTGACTTATGAAGAATACTTGTTCTTTATGGGTTACCGTGGCGCTTTGCAGTCCGGAAACGATACTGGTGACGACCGTGTGACGATGTTCAATAAGTTGAAACTGTCTGAAGCAGCCAAGAAATACTGGGAAGAACGCAAAAGTGGTTGGGCTCCCCATGGCTTTATTCTTTTAGGCCGCTGGGAGTCGCACTTCCAAAAATTAGGTTACTTGTTCCGCGAAGTTCTTAAGTGTGACTTCTCGAAAGTATTTGAAGCGCAAAGCTTGACGGAACAAATTGACCTGTATGAAAAACACTGGCCAAAAATTCGCTGGAATACTTTTATTAAAGTGGCGGCAAGTGAGTTTGTGTTTAACAAATACCTTTATAAAGGTCATTTCAGCGGTAGCGATGGCCATAAAACAGAGTCTCGTCCACCAAGCCAATTTATCGTTGAAGAATTTGATCGCATTTTCCGCACGCAATTAGTTCGTAAGAACTATTTCATGCAGATTCTGTTTCTAGGCAGCATCCGTCACGAAGAAGGTCTTCCTTTGGAAGCTCATCATCACATTTTCGAAGCAGTCAAAAAATCGAACACGAAAGTGAACTACCTATTGGGAAATTTACTTGAGTACCTGCCAAAAGAAAAATACAGCTTTATTTCTCTGTCTGACACGATCTCTTACTTAAGCGATCAAGACGCAAATCAAGTTCTGCAAAAACTGAATAAAGAAAATTCGTCAGGAACTTGTATGGTGATCCGTTCCTTCATGCGTGCCGCAAAAGAAATGGATTTAACAGGCTGGCAGGAGCTTAAAGACAAAAACGCCTGGGCCGCTAAAACTGACGGCACAGGCGTTTATCAATTCCACATTTATAAGAAATCCTAA